In Silene latifolia isolate original U9 population chromosome X, ASM4854445v1, whole genome shotgun sequence, the following proteins share a genomic window:
- the LOC141620158 gene encoding uncharacterized protein LOC141620158 → MNDIGDEDDYYGISRQGYNKKTSGAMGSFLTRKGGSVKTTLNQKYKRGEREEVCQQIARFFYTSGIPFNVVNNPEFPIIIDMVGKFGIGLKPPSYHEIRVKFLNKEVQNVMKMLDEYKEEWKKTGCTIMPDGWGDRQRRSICNFLVNSPKRTVFLSSIDTSEISKTADNVLEMLDAIVEKVGEENVVQIVTDNAANYKAVGLRLMEKRPKLFWTPCAAHCIDLMLEDLDKTISIHGPLLALFASDKWKGSNFGKSVEGKNVQRIVLDTRGLWPGIITCLRAALPLVKVLRMVDSDENPAMGSGQGLLHV, encoded by the exons atgaatgaCATTGGTGATGAGGATGATTATTATGGAATATCGCGTCAAGGGTACAATAAAAAGACAAGTGGAGCTATGGGTTCCTTTCTAACCAGGAAAGGAGGGTCTGTAAAAACCACTCTAAATCAAAAATATAAAAGAGGAGAAAGGGAGGAAGTTTGCCAACAAATTGCCCGTTTTTTCTACACTAGTGGTATTCCGTTTAATGTAGTCAATAATCCTGAATTTCCAATAATTATTGACATGGTTGGCAAGTTTGGTATTGGACTAAAACCCCCGTCTTATCATGAGATTAGAGTCAAATTTTTAAACAAGGAAGTCCAAAATGTGATGAAGATGCTTGATGAGTACAAAGAAGAATGGAAAAAAACAGGATGTACGATCATGCCTGATGGATGGGGTGATAGACAAAGACGTTCCATTTGTAATTTCTTAGTTAATAGTCCTAAAAGGACTGTTTTTCTGTCATCTATTGACACATCTGAGATATCTAAAACAGCCGATAATGTACTTGAGATGCTAGATGCTATTGTAGAGAAAGTTGGGGAAGAAAATGTAGTGCAAATTGTTACTGACAATGCAGCAAACTATAAAGCGGTCGGGCTGAGGTTGATGGAGAAAAGGCCAAAACTATTCTGGACACCATGTGCAGCTCATTGTATTGATTTGATGCTAGAGGATCTTGATAAAACGATTAGCATTCATG GTCCTCTCTTAGCATTATTTGCTTCTGATAAGTGGAAAGGTAGTAATTTTGGCAAATCCGTTGAAGGGAAAAATGTGCAAAGAATAGTTTTGGATACTAGAGGGTTATGGCCAGGGATTATTACATGTTTGAGAGCTGCATTGCCATTAGTAAAGGTTCTTCGTATGGTAGATTCTGATGAAAACCCGGCAATGGGTTCTGGCCAGGGATTATTACATGTTTGA